Part of the Notamacropus eugenii isolate mMacEug1 chromosome 5, mMacEug1.pri_v2, whole genome shotgun sequence genome is shown below.
TGTTATGCCTCAGTCATAAAAATATCGATTCAAGAAGAAGCAACATTCAATATAAATAGTGACATTAACCTGGGAGTCACTCTGTGCCACAAGTCAAGAAACACAATCTCatctcttctccatttttatcATGATTACACTTCACTCTGAAGGCCAGTGTAACACACACTGTGGGACTAATTCCAAACTTCTCCAAATATTTCCAGATTACATCCAAAGAAGACAGTGTCTGCTGTTCCTCATGAGGTTCTAGGGGTAACCTGAGTGATTAGAGAAGATTTCTAGTCCCGTTGCTCATGAGCTCTTATATACTATGTCCTCAATACTAATTAGTCACCTAGAAGGGATATTTACCTTTTTAGTATATTAAGAAAATTTGGTTGAGAAAAATTGGTACAAAACATTCCTCCAAAAGACTTGGGCATGCTCTCCCACAATTATACAAAGAGTCTCTGTGGACAGTGGGCTAAagataaaagtcaaattttccttcctGGACTCCACATGAGATTGCCCTGAAGTATCAAGGACACTTTCCTGGGTTCTGAGGATTGAGATTCCAGTGGAATCTAGAGTTGTGCTTCTCTCCTGCCCCTAAAAAGCTTcattctctgaagttttcttttctccGTATGACTAGTTTGTTCTCACTAAGCTCCCATTTGGATACGATTTTTACCAGTTCGGTCTCTCTAATGGTAtagtcagaggtgaggaggagggaaggaatatgatattccctctGGGCTTCTCGCTTGTTTTCTATCCCCTGGTTACAGACACAAGGGTCTGATTTCTCCATGTCCTCCCAAAGCTTAAGTGATTTCctgctcaaaatatttttcttatataaCTAGGTCTAgaggagtatgtgtgtgtgtctgtgtgtctgtgtgtgtgtgtgtgtgtgtgtgtatgagattctttcaatgaattcTAATATGTACGTCACCTAGTTTCATCCCAGGACTTAAAGTATGCCCCTCccataaacaaaatcacaaacaagttctccCACTCACACTAGTTGCTGTCCCAGCtccctgctttctctctccttcccagctctgactagtctgaccaacttcctgtCATCTCTGCTCCAGCTccccctcttcctgctccacccactCAGCAAGCTTCCCCCACCACAGGCTTCGTCTGACCCAAACTTATGTGACTTagtcttccatgtgacttaagcaagtcacagaggcccattaatgaatgggaaagatcttcccattccattaaaaatatattaattccattaaaaatacatttacagTACACTATCTACTACCATATATCAGGGGTTGTCAGGATCTGACCTAGGTTCATTAGTACAGTAAAtgctgagaggagagaagaaagatccAAGGTACATTTTCAAACCCATTTCCCTTGGACAGAAGTTCTTCCCATTCTACCTTAAGGCTCCAAACTCTGCTCCATACTGTTTACATCTTTCACTCACTTGCTTCTAGTTGCAgttcattctgtgtgtgtgtgtgtgtgtgtgtgtgtgtgtgtgtgtgtgtgtgtgtgtgcacgtgtgcggagaatctatcttttccttttctggataTGGAGTGCAGGCTGAGTCACCATCATGGGAGAATGGAGAAAACCAGGCAAGATTCTCAGGTCCAGAACTCTAACCATTTTATCATCAAGCTGTTAACTGCCACTCAAATTTCAGTCTGCTTACCCTTGATTAGCTGTAACATATTCTGTAACGAAAGGATCATGAGTCATTGTTAGAATTTTGTAAACCTTGCAAAAAGACACAGAGCCCCATTTTTTTCCTAAGTCTTTTTACATGTTTTACATGATCCAGAGAAACAAACAATGAGTACATATCAGATGGGGTCATGAGTCTTCATTTAGAGAAGACTAGTAGCTAAGGAGGAATATCAATTTAATCCACGATGAGCCAAGTAAAGTCAATCCATGACAATAAGCATTCATTCAATACCtactatatgtaaaatactttgctaGATTCTAGCAATAGGAAAGTAATTGTATAGCAATAAGCTTCCACTAAAGTTATCACTAAATACCTTATTGATTAATATTACTGTTGTTATTCAGGTGCTCAGTGATATCTGATTCTACATGATGTCATGGACATTgtccatggggctttcttggtaaagaaaatGGGGTGActcaccatttttttctcctttgtgtcctcattttaaagatttggGACTGAAACAAATAGGGGTTAAGTTTTTTACCTAGAGTCAGACAGCTACTACATGTGGGgagctagattttaactcagattgttctgactccaggtctggtgctctatccattataccatctaACTCCCATTATTAGTTACTAGGGCAATGATTTTCAAATTCTATACGTATGAAGCAGAAGTACCAGGAGGCCTTATCAAATTGAAAAGGTTTCAGGAAGAGGCTGGGTGATAGAATCAATATGTGTCATTTGAGGACCAATCTAGCTAATTTCAAAgaatttcattattaaaaaaaattagccatGAACAGTCAAACTTGCTTATCCAAATCAACTCTATTTGCTAATCTTTAGTAATTAACTTTTGGAACCACTGGACTTTGTGTCCTaaggaaatatttcaaatatttaaatggatCTGTGATATTAATGATTTGGTTATTCTTCCCAGCAATAAATGGTCATGGTTATCCACCCTAGATTATTCTTATTTGTGTCCTCCTGCAAAATTCACAATAGGTAGCCCACCCAAAGTGctaaaagaaatattgaagaaatcaGGAAGTTGTAAGCAAGGAAGTTTCACATCTATATTTTTTGACAAATCACAGCACTGTGTATTAGGAATGAATACTTTTCctagttttaaaattatctttttagaGCCATCAAATCTCAAGTCATATATAGGTACAAAATCCACTCTGGAAAAGGGGTTCTTACCCTGAGGTTCATGAACatagttttctttaaatattttgttaaccATATTTCAATAGGAACTGTTTCCTGTGtaatctttgtattttattttctgcatctaAATGCATTATTATTCTACGAAGCGGCCAAAATTTTCACCAAACAGCCAAAGGAATCCACTTTATACAAAACATTAGAAGCTTCTACTCTAGAATGTTATGCTTAACATCTCATTCTAACTCATTATTCTCCTAGAGAATGATATCCTCCTTTTAGAACTTCTACTGTATTGTCATTatgagaaagatgaagaaaggctAAGAGCAGTCCTAGGGTTGCTAGTAGTGCTTTAAGAGTGAACAAAATactatttttgtctgtttttgtcaTAAGAGAAAAATATGCTTGTACATTGCTCTTTCAGAGTCCTATTATACAGAAATGATTACCCATCCCTAGGTTAAGGAActgttttctatttaaaatataaCTTCTGTGGATTGGTAGCATATTGAGTTCTTCCCAACCTCTCCTGTTGTAGTCTGGATGCATGTCAGTAATTCAGTTTTTCAAAGTCTTCTCTTCTGTCAGTCTGAGAAGTATGAATTTGGAAGGGATGGAAACTTTAGCCAGTTTATAATGTTTGCCTAGAACAGCCATTGACTTTTGCTACCCAGTATATGTAAATCTTTGAAATTTACCATTCCTGAATTTCTCACAGAATCTTGAAGTTAAAGCTAGAAGAATCTGAGAAACTCTAGCCCACACTCTCCACTCTCATCTACTGATGAGAAAAAGTGAGGTTTATAGAGGTAAAATCCAAGGTCAAACATTGATTAGCTTTAGAGATCTGTACTGTTTCTACTGCCCTATGACATGAATCAGGTACAGTCATGGCAAGTCAAGTACTTTATatctaaaacaacaacaacaaaaaaaaaaaccaagggaaCAATTTCCCAGTAGTTATAAACTATACAAAATTCTCTCGATCTTTCAACCTGAGCAAAGCCATCTTTACTTCCTTGTTCCTTAGCGTATATACTAAGGGATTCAGCATGGGTGTGATCATTGTTTGAAAAATGGTTATAATCCTATCCATAACATGTTTTGAGCCTGGTCTTAGATAAATGATGAGACCAGGCACAAAGAAACAGAGGACCACAATGCAATGGGAAATACAGGTCTGGAAAGCTTTATATCTGCCCTCTGCTGTGTGAATCTTCAGGATAGCATGAACAATGGACAcataggaaaggaaaatcagaaaacAACATCCAGAGGCCACCACACCAATGTTAACAAAGATTACCATCTCATTGACTGAGGTGTTTGCACAGGCCAGTTTGAGAATGGGTGGTGCATCACAAACATAATGTTCAATCTGGTTGGGGCCACAGTAGGGCAGGCGGAAAGTCAGGGCAGTCTGGGCTGCTGAATGGATAGCACCACTGAGCCATGTGCCACCAGCTAGAAGGGCACAGATTTTCCCACTCATCATGGTAGCATAGCGCAGTGGATAAGTGATGGCCAGGTAGCGGTCATAGGACATGACTGTGTAGAGGAAACACTCAGTGCTCCCCAGACCATGGAAGAAATACAGCTGAGCCACACAACTGTGAAATGAGATGGCCCCACCATCTGGGGAGAGGAGACCCATGAGTATCTTGGGTACAGTAACAGTGGAGAACCACATATCAATGAAGGAGAGGTTGGACAGGAAGTAGTACATGGGAGTGCGGAGGTGAGAATCCACCTTGATTACCATCAGAATGAGGAGGTTCCCCACCAAAGTGAGTGCGTATATCACTAAGAAGATCCCAAATAGAGGTATCCCCAACTCAGGTGCATGAGGAATCCCTCTAAGGATGAACGTAGCCACGAAGCTCTCATTTTGTCTGTCCATTTAGATAATGGACTCTTTTCCTAAAGAAGGAAATAtcattcaatcaattaacaagtttTTTAAACACCTACTCACCATTGTACgcattggaaatacaaaaagaaaatagttcctggACTCAAGAATTTTATACCatcttgaagaaaataacatataaGCCTAATATTACTGCAAAGGATGAGAGCTGACAATCTCTACATGTAACCTATATGATCACCCCTCCTTTTACACATCCATTTTCTTTACTCTCTTACCTGGTTCTAAGTCaatgaaggaattattttatattctctcaACTACAATTGGAACTCTCTCAGTACTTAATTAGTTCTAGGTCACTACCCCAGttaatttacattatttcttaaatatactagagaatttttttcccatctcacTCATCTTCTTCTGCTCCTCTCACTACTAAGCTCCATAATCTTCCAGGGTTAAATAAGCATCAATTTATTATATACAATTTATTAGCAAAGTAAGAAATCAAACAGAGTCACAAACAACTATTTAAAACATATGTCTGAGGAAGATCATAGCCATATTCACTTCTGACCATTTCTCACATATCTGACTTCTCATCAGTTCAGGAAATACAAGCCCGTACTTCACTTCTCCCAGAATACCAATTAAAATTTCTTATCAAgacctcttttttatttttctccaaaagaTAAGTCAAAGTACTTCTCTTGAGAAAGAAGTGCTGCTATAAAGATAGAATCTAAAAGATAGTATTACATAACTTCTCTGAATGGAAATTGAAAGCGTCATTGGGGCTATTCAAAATCAATGTTTAGATTTTTGCGTTCCCACTTTTCTATCCCTGTAATTTTGAAAATTCCTAGGGGTCTGAGTGGGAGGAGCAGCAAAAGACAAAGGTAGTAAGAACTGagtttaataaatggtaaaaatcAGAGGTGGGAAGGGGAGTACGGGTGGAAAAGGTAGGAGCCATGCAGAGTACAACAAAGACACTTGTGAGTCAAAGAGAATATCTGGAAGGTTTACCCCTCATCTTGCATGGCAAAGAAGGTAAACAAAGAAAATTCTACAGGTTTTTTCAGACACTACATGGGGAGATTCTTAAGATGGGGAGTATTGCTGAAGACCTGAGAAAGCATTGGTAGGAAAAGGTTTGGAagcaaaggagaaatagaaagggtaATAGACAAAGAGGCATCAGAGGCTAGGTAAAAAGAGAAGTgaggacaaggaggaggaagcagagagagaaagttaCTGTCACCCCTCTTTACGAAGCAAGGACTTTGTCAGAGAAGACTTTAGCTTATGGATTGTAAATTACTAGGgatatgcatttatacataatTGAATTGAATCACCAACTcagtagtttcttttttatttttctgattattatTCTTCCATGATATTGTGAATTCCATACACAATTAGCCATTGTAAATTCCTGTTATATTTTCCAATATCGGGGGGTATTGGATGAAAAAATTTCATATGTctattaataacaaaaatctgAAATTGCAAAGCATAGAGTGAAATAGTCAATTTGGTATGTTACATTTAAATTCTGGAGAAATTCATGAGAGTCAACAAATGAATGTctgcaaatataaataaatattaaaggtcAAATAATCTAAACTCTTCTTATAAGACAAAGGTATTCGAACCATCAGCTATGGCATAGAAAAGGGATCTAGGAAATCTTATATCATGTCCCTGAGTTTTCTGACCTCAGTGTCTATCCTCTGGTATCTCAAGAAAGATAAAGCTAATGATATATGTACAATGTAGCTCACACTGTTGTTATAAGGAAAATTGTTCACACACATTAAAGAACTGAACCAAGGTGATAAATATGTGTGTTAGGTAAATGAATAATATAATCGTGAGTGCCTGAATACATCAATTGATGTAATGCTTCAGAAAATAAATAAGCAGAAACCATTATCCCGTCTTTGCGCAAGGTCACATGTCACCTGTATTTGGAATTCTGTGCCCTGAGTCTGATTTGCTgtaactcaagagaaacatattGGAGCTAGAAAGCATGTCTGCAATCAGAATCAGGTAGGTGTTGTTGAGTCTGGTTTCTAAGGAGAGGCTAAAAGGATTAGGAATCCATGCATGTGTGATGGTTACTAAGAGTAAGAACAACATCCACAAAATGATGGAACTATGGTGAACATAAACTCAGTCATTAAACCTTTACATATGCTCTGTAGTACATTGGATACCCACTCCTCAAATtagaaacacaaatcaaaataataaaataaaccaatGTTTTTTTATAGTGTGCATAAGTAATTTtctgaaaagtcattttcttAAGAAATTTTCTTAATCTGGAATATAAATAGGCTCAAAAAAGATTTAGATCAGTTCCTCAACTTTGAGAGTTAAAATACATCTTAGAGCCCTCTTAGcccaatttatttattaagcatatgaagaaacagaggttcagtgaggttaggtgatttgcccaaagaaATTAGGTGGCAATGGCTAGAAATACCTGACTTCAACATCACTAatgcagaaatctattttgtataACTACTTATATTTGTagtggaatctttttttttttttttttgccttttccatGGATGAGGGAGTAAAAggtgaaaaggagagaatttggaactgaaaataaaatgaactagaattttagaatatttgggttttttaatCCTATCACATAAAATATAATCAgggaaattttaacaaaataagtaaaaatacaacataaaagaataaaaacctGAATAGGAGTTTGCCTCATGCACTTGTTAGCTATGACTCTGGTTGAGTCATTCTCTcagtccctcagtttccttatctctaaagaTAGTAATGATACGTGTAAGGATCACAAAATTTACGGCActacatatattatttcttctattatatGTGCACTGCTGAGCCTTAGGTCTGAGCTAGAAAGGATTTAACGATTACCTATATTCCTATTCAACTCTTttacttttcagatgagaaaactttggATGAGAAAGTTAATATCACTTACCCAAAATCACaaaacaggaaggagaagaatAAGTCTCAAAACCAAGTCTTCTAAGAATTGTGACTCCAAGGCCTTTGTTCTTTTGAATATACCACACTCAGAGGACCGGGGAATACAGATATTCTGATTAAACATACAGTGTCATTACCATAGTGCCACTGCAACTTCTCTAGGTGacaggaaatgaaaatatttaatgtgATATCAAAAAGAATAGCTAAGCATATGGCTTTATGTCATTGGAAAAGAAAGACTCCTGGGTGGGCAGGATCTAATACTGTACAGCAATTCTCCCAATCTTATTGTCTaatatctttcttcttcttcttctagaaAAAACTGTACTTTGTCCTCTCCTgggattctctctctttctcgaGCTAGTTCTTAGAGGAATATTGtgagaaaatattagaagaaaattaaGCACTTAAAGTCTTCAATAATGCATCTGAACATAACAATTAAAGTACGACCAGAGCAACAGACCAGGACAAATGCTGCCCTTATTTTTACAGTGGCATGAGCCAAGCCACATGCTGAATTGAGTTTATAAAACCCCCAAATACAGGTTCCGCATTATATAGGGGGGATGTAATTCCATACCTCTATTTGCATATAAATGAATGTGGGTTATGACAGTATATAATTCCAGAAGTCTAGAATAAAGAATTAGACAGATAAGGAGAAATGAAGGCAGCTTTGGGTTAAgggaaaatgtttaataacctTAATGGAAACAAAATTGTAACAGGTATCAGTTTTCTGGAATTCTAATCTTACCCCTCCGTGATATTATAGTGCCTGGTAACAGGTTTTAGGTATGTATTAGACCCTTGAATTTGCAGCAAAAcctaaaacaacaataacaaatacagataaacaaaaacaaaaatatacaatgCAACAAATAGAAAGTTATGGAAAGCTCAGTAAAATGGAATTGCATTCATGCATAAGTTTTCTCCAAAGGAAGTAGTtctatttttctgattttccccCTATTTTCTTCAATGGTTGATTTAGGCATCATCTGGGGTTTTACTTTtgcattcttctcctttttctctgtgtTCTGTTCTTTCAAAATCTTATCCACTACCATGGCATCAATTTGATGTGTATGAAGTCCAAATCTATCATCATTCATTACCTCTTTCTTTTTAACCTCCCTGGACATCTCTGTCTGGGTATCTCGCTTCCACTTTAGACTCATCCCCAAAGCTAAATTTAATTGCCCTCAAGTTGACCACCTCCTAACTTTTCCAAATTTGTCCTACCTCTACAATAGCTCTTCATTCCATCTGTACTTTTCAACTCTGTTGCAATCATCCTAGTCCAGACCCTCGTTCATTATCCCTCTTCCACATTTTCAGTAACAAACTTATATGATGTGGTTGCCTGCCTTCATTGCTTCCTATTTACACCCCACCAAGTAGCCTAAACCCTGGATATTATTGATTCAGTAGTACTAACGCACAGCTTTAATTATGCCATGGCATGCTCAAGTGCTCTCCATGGCTTCTAATTGTGTATACACTGAAGTCCATATTTTGTAACATGAAATTTAAAGGCCACAGAGAATGAAGAGCACAACTAAATATCTTTATCTCTCAAGTCTCTAATCTCCTCTACAATGtaataatgtgaaaaaaaaaagctagtttCAAACTCATTTCAAGAACACTAGCTTCAACGCTAGAATCAAAAGACCTCTGTTCCAAGTGTACCTCTATCACATAATCCTAGGTAAATCATTTCATCAATCTGCACctccttttttcccatttgtaaaaataaaaataaaactcaagaaatatttctttgagTGAGTATCTAGAAAGTGGcttgaaaattttaaactttcttATGAATAATGCTTAATAATTAACAATTTAATTTATGCCTTAAAATTCCTTGAGTGCAAGAAGTATATCTTACTCATTTTGCATTCTCtagagcacttagcacaatgccttgcccACAGTATTTGCTCAATAAATGCCTGCTAAAGgataagggaggaaggaatggaaagaatgTAGGAGGAAGTAAATGAAAGACTATATCCACATCCTTTTTCCAGTGAGGAAAGCATGAGTTTTCCCAGTCCTTTGCTACTGACCTACTTAGATATAATCTCTGAACCAGGAGGTACATTTCAAAACctagaaaaaagtgaaagaggtAATCACTTCTTTGCTATGAAGATTTCTCCTAAGATCAAGctccaaaaaaataataatggaagCAGTCCTGCCTTACTCTCCCCAAAGTATATGAGCCTAAATCATCTTCATCCCACAGGGGATGATGTCGCCTTGAACACTCTTGGGACTCAGAATAAGAGGCAAAACAACTAAGTGTTTACAGATTTATCTACATTGGATTGATACcaatacatgtatattttatttagaaCATGAATGTTCCTTTAATAAAAAGGTTTTATGAATGTGTCTCTGTACAATACATCCGTAAGGAATTTAGGAACTTTTTccttgataaaatatttttacaacatTTTAAACTAAATGATAAGCAGAAGTATGGTTCTTATCTCTAAAGATGTTATACTTTAATTTGATCCTGAGTCTCTTTGGTGACTCCTCATTTTTTCCTAAGAAGTAATTTTAGTCACAGTCAGGAAATGTACCAGTGTGGACCAACAGGAAGCAGAGTTTTTCATTCTCACTGTCATTTCATATTTACTGTGCAAATGAAACCTTTGCAGTCTCATCTTTTGAGCTTAGGAAAATGTTATATATGGAACTTCTTTAGAGGAGGGATGAGCATAAAGCATACAGACCTGAATTCTTCCATCCACCAAACAGGCCACTGTTGACATGGTTACAAATGTGGCAGGCACCTTGCTGCCACTAATCACTGAACTCAtatcaaaatacaataaaattacaaTCAAAATCAAAAGGTGGAAAGCAATAGTAGATATTATCTAGTCtagtcaggatttgaacaggATTCCTCCATGCAAAATCTCTGATAGCTGATCACCGAACTTTTCTCTAAGTCCTCTAGGATGGAAGAGCACTCTCCTCTCAAGGAAGTCCATTCCATTATTGCTAGTTAATAATTTATAagctcctttttttctcctcattacaAGTTTAAATTTATGGTTGTGGAGTTTCAATGCATTTCTACCAGTTCTGACTTTGGGAACTAAGTCAAACAAGTCTAATGTATCTCTATAAAATGTCACCCTTCTTTTTCTTGAGATCATCTCCACCActatttttccttgaaaattttggAAAGTGCAACTAACCCAACCTCCATTGGctatacattctttttttaaatagtattttccccagttatatgccaaggcaatttttagcattcaattGTACAAGATTTatagcatacatacatatatatatatatatgctatcacataaaacatttctattttggtcaaacttgagaaagaagaattagatcaaaaggaaaaatagctatgaaaaaagaataaagtaagagggaaaagtgtgctttcatctgcattcagaatccatcagttcttcatctggatgtggagagcagttttctttgtgaATCCTTTGTACTTGTGCTGATGAGACAAGCTGAGTCATTCGTGGCTAATCATTGCGTAATGTTGATACCATCTAAGATgttttccaggttctgctcatttcactttgtatcagtttacacaggtctttccagatttttctgaaatgtgcctgttcatcatttcttattgcacaatagtgttccattatgttcatatgccacggtttgttcagtcattccctatttgatggacatcccctcagtttccaatattttgtcaccacagctataaatattttttttcacatgcaggaacttttcactttttttatgatctctttggagtaaaGATCTAGTCGTGGtactgctagatcaaagggtatgcacaatttgattaccctttgggcataattccaaattgctctccacagtGGTTGAACCACTTTAGAATTACACCAATAGTGCAttatgtctcaattttcccacatcctctccaacttttatcattttccttttctgtcatattagtcttataggtgtgaatggtacctcagaggtgttttaatttgtattagactatttcttcatatgactacaggcagctttgatttcttcctctgaacactgcttgctcatatcttttgatcatttattaattggggaatgatttttattcttataaatttgactcaattctgtaTGTGTTCGAGAGATGAGATACTTGGTGAATAGATTGTATCCCAGCTTTCTACTGTCCTTATAACCTTGGTTggattggatttgtttgtgcaagaactttttaatttaatataaacaaaattatctattttacatttcaaatgCTCTTGGTGTCTTATTTAGTCATGAAttgttcccttttccatagatccaACAAACagattattccttgctctcctaatttgcttgtggtatcatcccttatatctaaatcatgtacccatcttGGCATATGGTAGAGGATATTAATCTATACAGTGTTTATGCATATTCTTTTCTACTAATAATAATTCTAACAAACAGTTtcaatgattgctgctttataatatacttttagatctggtacatctcctccccacctcttttttaatgtttatttatttgtttttagttttcaacattcatttccacaaaattttgagttccagattttctccctatctctcccctcctcccatacCATAATGCCTTGcgttctgattactccttccctcagtatcccctcccttctatcacaccctt
Proteins encoded:
- the LOC140506093 gene encoding olfactory receptor 10G9-like yields the protein MDRQNESFVATFILRGIPHAPELGIPLFGIFLVIYALTLVGNLLILMVIKVDSHLRTPMYYFLSNLSFIDMWFSTVTVPKILMGLLSPDGGAISFHSCVAQLYFFHGLGSTECFLYTVMSYDRYLAITYPLRYATMMSGKICALLAGGTWLSGAIHSAAQTALTFRLPYCGPNQIEHYVCDAPPILKLACANTSVNEMVIFVNIGVVASGCCFLIFLSYVSIVHAILKIHTAEGRYKAFQTCISHCIVVLCFFVPGLIIYLRPGSKHVMDRIITIFQTMITPMLNPLVYTLRNKEVKMALLRLKDRENFV